Proteins from a single region of Paramormyrops kingsleyae isolate MSU_618 chromosome 9, PKINGS_0.4, whole genome shotgun sequence:
- the LOC111843909 gene encoding transcription and mRNA export factor ENY2 isoform X1, translating to MWSQPRAFRVNMSKESQMRAAINQKLIEMGERERLKELLRAKLIECGWKDQLKAHCKDVIREKGFEHVTVEDLVAEITPKGRALVPDSVKKELLQRIRAFLAQHSAL from the exons ATGTGGTCGCAGCCGCGTGCGTTTCG GGTGAACATGAGTAAAGAGTCACAAATGAGAGCTGCTATTAATCAGAAATTAATAGAAATGGGCGAACGGGAGAG GCTGAAGGAGTTACTTCGAGCCAAACTTATAGAATGTGGATGGAAGGACCAGCTGAAAGCACACTGCAAAG ATGTCATCAGAGAAAAGGGATTTGAACATGTCACAGTGGAGGACCTGGTTGCAGAAATTACACCAAAGGGAAGAG CTCTCGTGCCAGACAGTGTGAAGAAAGAACTTCTGCAGAGAATAAGGGCATTTCTAGCCCAGCATTCTGCGTTATGA
- the LOC111843909 gene encoding transcription and mRNA export factor ENY2 isoform X2 yields the protein MHGNAMKRVNMSKESQMRAAINQKLIEMGERERLKELLRAKLIECGWKDQLKAHCKDVIREKGFEHVTVEDLVAEITPKGRALVPDSVKKELLQRIRAFLAQHSAL from the exons ATGCATGGAAATGCAATGAAGCG GGTGAACATGAGTAAAGAGTCACAAATGAGAGCTGCTATTAATCAGAAATTAATAGAAATGGGCGAACGGGAGAG GCTGAAGGAGTTACTTCGAGCCAAACTTATAGAATGTGGATGGAAGGACCAGCTGAAAGCACACTGCAAAG ATGTCATCAGAGAAAAGGGATTTGAACATGTCACAGTGGAGGACCTGGTTGCAGAAATTACACCAAAGGGAAGAG CTCTCGTGCCAGACAGTGTGAAGAAAGAACTTCTGCAGAGAATAAGGGCATTTCTAGCCCAGCATTCTGCGTTATGA
- the LOC111845988 gene encoding receptor-binding cancer antigen expressed on SiSo cells-like, with the protein MTVGQFRLFKICTCLVTLLSFFKRLICRSGRSRKLSGDQITLPTTVSHSSAPKPSEVEEWSSWDEEVPTSIKIEGGNSNMPSQPKDAEEEEEPDYFKDMAPTIRKTQKIVLKKREPLNLTIPDTSIGFSSRLAVSHDLSFIQPTAELGDLDTWQEDHNAWEEESSVAWEAEEVLRQQKLAERERRAIEQQKKKVEKEAQRLMKKEQKMAIKLS; encoded by the exons ATGACAGTCGGCCAGTTCCGCCTCTTTAAGATCTGCACCTGCCTGGTGACGttactttcattttttaaaaggcTCATTTGTCG GTCAGGAAGGTCACGAAAACTAAGTGGTGATCAAATTACTCTGCCAACAACGGTGAGCCATTCTTCAGCTCCAAAGCCG TCAGAGGTTGAGGAATGGAGTTCCTGGGATGAAGAGGTCCCGACAAGCATCAAGATCGAGGGGGGGAACAGCAACATGCCCTCGCAGCCCAAAGatgcggaggaggaggaggagccagaCTACTTCAAGGACATGGCGCCCACCAtcagaaaaacacagaaa ATTGTCCTTAAGAAGAGGGAGCCTCTGAACTTGACAATTCCTGATACAAGCATAGGGTTTTCCAGCAGACTGGCTGTCAGTCATGATCTGTCCTTTATCCAGCCAACG GCGGAGCTGGGGGACCTGGACACCTGGCAGGAGGACCACAACGCGTGGGAGGAGGAGTCCAGTGTTGCTTGGGAGGCTGAGGAGGTGCTGAG GCAGCAgaagctggcagagagggagaggCGAGCGATAGAGCAGCAGAAGAAGAAAGTGGAGAAGGAGGCCCAGAGACTGATGAAAAAAGAACAGAAGATGGCGATCAAGCTGTCGTAA
- the LOC111843024 gene encoding syntabulin-like isoform X2, whose amino-acid sequence MRSSQEYEGNHSPAKGSPRSRIPRPVLRPFRPKNNLFSPEETPIPGHSSDPNKGTNSSFSDDTGCPSSQLTSPSVGSAPPRSHAGNERKKRNRKRVRVHEMAESRPPVLSAGADTDLGPSGSGKLRPSFTSSPAAKRPTFSHSRAAPCRRTGPEPKQPLADLALYAPCRAAPRSPVPNSSSDASSSAWRRYHSCGDNHGIKPPSPEQYLTPLQQKEVMIRHLRSQLKESEIRFREREMEVEELRAQLSRMQEDWIEEECHRVEAQLALKEARKEIRQLRQVVETMRSSLVEKDKGIQKYFIDINIQNRKLEELLRSMEVAQSGRPQEALAPSATGLAAQEAREMTDSGLHISDEGVDWADTPEQVPSEDLAFELEGPADRGDPVPEPGPSPASVEKAVQTDPIPGPPDLQALLLHLLKLREASVTLIPEPVEPAPLPPADRKPEGLPDTGSPGEGLSDAEVLVSKRYWSSSFLVDLAALAVPMLPTVAWLYCTHRASTEPVYNIGVLIRGCCMVSLRSLRHMGAGV is encoded by the exons ATGCGCTCTTCCCAAGAATACGAG GGCAACCACTCCCCTGCGAAGGGTAGTCCCCGCAGCCGCATCCCCCGGCCGGTGCTGCGGCCTTTCCGCCCGAAGAACAACTTGTTCTCCCCGGAGGAGACGCCGATACCTGGCCACAGTTCCGACCCCAATAAGGGTACCAACAGCTCATTTTCAG ACGACACAGGATGCCCCAGCAGCCAGCTAACGTCCCCTTCAGTGGGTAGCGCCCCCCCGAGGTCACACGCGGGCAACGAGCGCAAGAAGAGGAACCGAAAGAGGGTCCGTGTGCACGAGATGGCGGAGAGCCGCCCCCCTGTCCTGAGCGCAG GTGCCGACACAGACCTCGGCCCCTCTGGCAGTGGCAAGCTGAGGCCGTCATTTACCAGCAGCCCTGCGGCGAAGAGGCCCACCTTCTCTCACAG CCGTGCTGCCCCATGCAGGAGAACTGGGCCTGAGCCCAAGCAGCCATTGGCAGACCTGGCGCTGTATGCCCCCTGCAGGGCGGCGCCACGCTCTCCCGTCCCCAACAGCAGCAGCGACGCAAGCTCTTCTGCCTG GAGGCGCTACCACTCATGTGGGGACAACCATGGCATTAAGCCCCCCAGCCCTGAGCAGTACCTGACACCCCTGCAACAGAAGGAGGTCATGATCAGGCACCTGCGAAGTCAGCTGAAGGAGTCGGAGATAAGATTTCGCGAGAG GGAGATGGAGGTGGAGGAATTGCGGGCCCAGCTCAGCCGGATGCAGGAGGACTGGATTGAGGAGGAGTGCCACCGTGTGGAGGCCCAGCTGGCCCTGAAGGAGGCACGCAAGGAGATCAGGCAGCTGCGGCAGGTGGTGGAGACCATGAGGAGCAGCCTGGTAGAGAAGGACAAGGGCATCCAGAAGTATTTCATTGACATTAACATCCAGAACCGCAAGCTGGAGGAGCTGCTCCGGAGCATGGAGGTGGCTCAGAGCGGCCGTCCCCAGGAGGCACTTGCACCCAGTGCGACTGGGCTGGCAGCACAGGAAGCTCGTGAGATGACCGACAGCGGTCTGCATATCAGTGACGAGGGGGTCGATTGGGCTGATACCCCCGAGCAAGTTCCTAGTGAGGATTTGGCTTTTGAGTTGGAGGGACCGGCAGACAGGGGTGACCCTGTCCCCGAACCCGGTCCATCTCCTGCCTCGGTGGAGAAGGCGGTGCAGACGGATCCTATCCCTGGGCCACCTGACCTCCAGGCCCTCCTGCTCCACCTGTTGAAGCTCCGGGAAGCCAGTGTAACTCTCATCCCCGAGCCTGTCGAGCCGGCACCCCTGCCCCCGGCTGATCGCAAACCTGAAGGCCTACCTGACACGGGGTCCCCCGGCGAGGGGCTATCGGACGCAGAGGTGCTGGTCAGCAAGCGCTATTGGAGCAGCAGCTTCCTGGTGGACCTGGCGGCCCTGGCAGTGCCCATGTTGCCCACAGTGGCCTGGCTGTACTGCACGCACCGGGCCAGCACCGAGCCAGTGTACAACATCGGGGTTCTGATCCGCGGCTGCTGCATGGTGAGCCTTCGCTCGCTACGTCACATGGGGGCTGGGGTCTGA
- the LOC111843024 gene encoding syntabulin-like isoform X1, with amino-acid sequence MFGGGECCVITSGGGAHWVIVFGAGRVWDLLSLRSSPYRCTSAVMRSSQEYEGNHSPAKGSPRSRIPRPVLRPFRPKNNLFSPEETPIPGHSSDPNKGTNSSFSDDTGCPSSQLTSPSVGSAPPRSHAGNERKKRNRKRVRVHEMAESRPPVLSAGADTDLGPSGSGKLRPSFTSSPAAKRPTFSHSRAAPCRRTGPEPKQPLADLALYAPCRAAPRSPVPNSSSDASSSAWRRYHSCGDNHGIKPPSPEQYLTPLQQKEVMIRHLRSQLKESEIRFREREMEVEELRAQLSRMQEDWIEEECHRVEAQLALKEARKEIRQLRQVVETMRSSLVEKDKGIQKYFIDINIQNRKLEELLRSMEVAQSGRPQEALAPSATGLAAQEAREMTDSGLHISDEGVDWADTPEQVPSEDLAFELEGPADRGDPVPEPGPSPASVEKAVQTDPIPGPPDLQALLLHLLKLREASVTLIPEPVEPAPLPPADRKPEGLPDTGSPGEGLSDAEVLVSKRYWSSSFLVDLAALAVPMLPTVAWLYCTHRASTEPVYNIGVLIRGCCMVSLRSLRHMGAGV; translated from the exons ATGTTTGGGGGCGGAGAATGCTGCGTAATTACGAGTGGGGGCGGGGCACACTGGGTAATTGTGTTTGGGGCGGGGCGTGTCTGGGACCTTCTGAGTCTGCGCTCTTCTCCTTACAGGTGTACGTCGGCTGTGATGCGCTCTTCCCAAGAATACGAG GGCAACCACTCCCCTGCGAAGGGTAGTCCCCGCAGCCGCATCCCCCGGCCGGTGCTGCGGCCTTTCCGCCCGAAGAACAACTTGTTCTCCCCGGAGGAGACGCCGATACCTGGCCACAGTTCCGACCCCAATAAGGGTACCAACAGCTCATTTTCAG ACGACACAGGATGCCCCAGCAGCCAGCTAACGTCCCCTTCAGTGGGTAGCGCCCCCCCGAGGTCACACGCGGGCAACGAGCGCAAGAAGAGGAACCGAAAGAGGGTCCGTGTGCACGAGATGGCGGAGAGCCGCCCCCCTGTCCTGAGCGCAG GTGCCGACACAGACCTCGGCCCCTCTGGCAGTGGCAAGCTGAGGCCGTCATTTACCAGCAGCCCTGCGGCGAAGAGGCCCACCTTCTCTCACAG CCGTGCTGCCCCATGCAGGAGAACTGGGCCTGAGCCCAAGCAGCCATTGGCAGACCTGGCGCTGTATGCCCCCTGCAGGGCGGCGCCACGCTCTCCCGTCCCCAACAGCAGCAGCGACGCAAGCTCTTCTGCCTG GAGGCGCTACCACTCATGTGGGGACAACCATGGCATTAAGCCCCCCAGCCCTGAGCAGTACCTGACACCCCTGCAACAGAAGGAGGTCATGATCAGGCACCTGCGAAGTCAGCTGAAGGAGTCGGAGATAAGATTTCGCGAGAG GGAGATGGAGGTGGAGGAATTGCGGGCCCAGCTCAGCCGGATGCAGGAGGACTGGATTGAGGAGGAGTGCCACCGTGTGGAGGCCCAGCTGGCCCTGAAGGAGGCACGCAAGGAGATCAGGCAGCTGCGGCAGGTGGTGGAGACCATGAGGAGCAGCCTGGTAGAGAAGGACAAGGGCATCCAGAAGTATTTCATTGACATTAACATCCAGAACCGCAAGCTGGAGGAGCTGCTCCGGAGCATGGAGGTGGCTCAGAGCGGCCGTCCCCAGGAGGCACTTGCACCCAGTGCGACTGGGCTGGCAGCACAGGAAGCTCGTGAGATGACCGACAGCGGTCTGCATATCAGTGACGAGGGGGTCGATTGGGCTGATACCCCCGAGCAAGTTCCTAGTGAGGATTTGGCTTTTGAGTTGGAGGGACCGGCAGACAGGGGTGACCCTGTCCCCGAACCCGGTCCATCTCCTGCCTCGGTGGAGAAGGCGGTGCAGACGGATCCTATCCCTGGGCCACCTGACCTCCAGGCCCTCCTGCTCCACCTGTTGAAGCTCCGGGAAGCCAGTGTAACTCTCATCCCCGAGCCTGTCGAGCCGGCACCCCTGCCCCCGGCTGATCGCAAACCTGAAGGCCTACCTGACACGGGGTCCCCCGGCGAGGGGCTATCGGACGCAGAGGTGCTGGTCAGCAAGCGCTATTGGAGCAGCAGCTTCCTGGTGGACCTGGCGGCCCTGGCAGTGCCCATGTTGCCCACAGTGGCCTGGCTGTACTGCACGCACCGGGCCAGCACCGAGCCAGTGTACAACATCGGGGTTCTGATCCGCGGCTGCTGCATGGTGAGCCTTCGCTCGCTACGTCACATGGGGGCTGGGGTCTGA